A segment of the bacterium genome:
CGTACCGGCGTCCTTCGTCGCCTGGCGCTGGGAGTCGTTGAAGTAGGCGGGAACGGTGATGACCGCCTGCTTCACCTCCTCGCCGAGGTACGTCTCCGCCGCTTTTTTCAGCTTGCCGAGGATCATCGCGGAGATCTGCTGCGGGGTGAACTCCTTCCCCCCGGCGAGGATCCGCGCGTCCTGGTTCTCCCCCTTGATCACCTTGTACGGCACGAGCCGGACCTCCTCGCCCACCTCGTCGTACCGCCGCCCCATGAACCGCTTGATGGAGAAGACGGTGTTCTCCGGGTTCAGCACCGCCTGGCGCTTCGCCACCTGGCCGACGAGGATCTGGCCGTCCTTGCCGAACCCGACCACCGACGGCGTGAGCCGGCCCCCCTCCTCGTTGATGAGAATCTTCGGCTCGCTCCCCTCCATCACCGCCACGACGGAGTTCGTCGTCCCCAGGTCGATCCCGATGATCTTCGCCATCTTCGTTGCTCCTTCCCGCGATTTATTCGAATCGAACGTCATGTACCGGCACGGTTCACGAACGATTTGGAACAGTTTAAAACAAGGTCCGTGCCAGCCGGTCTGCTTGCCAGGAAAATATTCAACGCACTGTTTTTAAATGAAATTTTCCATCCGATCTGCCGGGATTCTGGGAGGGAAGCGAGGCGACAGTGCCATTCAGGCACAAATCAGAAAGCGAACCGTGCCATTATGGCGTACACGCACACTTAGTGCTACGTTTTCATAAACCGAAACGCGCATCAGGGCTTTACGACCTCAAATTCCCCGATCCGGCGGAAATCCTTCTCATCGTACGTGTAGACGGTCTTCAACCCGCGCGCAATGCCCCAGGCTCCCATCACGGCGTCCGCGAACTTCACGTTCTTCTCTTCGTAGACGGCAAGGGCCTTCCGGAAATTCTCTCCGTTTTCCACGGCCAGTTCCCCCGTGTTCAGGATGGCGTCGGCAAGTTCCCGGATTGAACGTCTGTCAAGTTTGTACACCTTCTCGAGGACCCAAACGACCTCGAGGATCGCCACGGGAAGCACGTGAAGCTTCTTCCCCGACCGGCGGGCCGACAGGAGGAGACGCTCGACTGCGGCGACCTTCCCTTCATCCTGCCTGACGAGGATCCGGAGGATGACGCTCGTGTCGACGAATGCCTTATCCATTCCGCTTGACGGCCAAGGCGATTGCCTTCTCCCGCATCTCCCCGATCGTCATTCCCAGGTCGGGCAATGCACCCTTGTAATCGAGAAGGGTCTTTCCTCTCGCAAGGGTGATCCCCTTCCCCTTTTCCTCGAGGATCAGCGTGTCCCCCACCTTGATGCCGAGGCGCTCCCGGGTTTTTTTCGGGAGGGTGATCTGTCCCTTGGGCAACACTTTGACGGCGGGCATGCTCTCTCCTACCAATACATGGTTTCCTACAAAACAGGATAGTAGGAACCCTGCGTCCCGTCAACCGTCTCATTCGCACCATCCGTTTGGAATGTCGACTCCGCGCACCCATGCCGCTCCTGCCGTCTTCCCCTCATCGGAACATTTTTTCGACGGCTTCGCGAAGGACGGATTCGTCGAGCCGCCGCCGTCTATTGGAAACAGATGGCGCAACTGGTCTCGGGAGAACTTTCGTTCGAAGGCCGGGTGACGCGGAAGGCCACCGACGCCGTCAATCAATCGCTCAATTACGTCTACGGCATGCTTTACGGGGAGGTGTGGCGCGCGATCGTCAAGGTCGGGCTCGATCCGTATTTCGGGATCGTCCACGGGTCGGAACGCAACCAGGGAGGACTCGTCTTCGATCTCATCGAGGAGTTTCGGGCGCCGTTCGCGGACAGAATCGTCTTCGGAATGCTCGGCAGAGGGTTTATTCCCGAGATTGGAGAGCACGGGTTCCTGAAGACGCGGAGCAAGAGACGGCTCGCCTACGGTTTTGCGAAGAGGTGGTCGAAAAAGATTTCATGGCGATCGAGGGAACTGTCCCCCGCTGAGATCCTGGAGAAGCAGGCCGCCGCATTCGCCATGCTCATGAAAAGGGAAGACAGATGCCACCCGTTCCGGATGCGGTGGTGATTCCGGAATATGCCCACCATCTTGGATCGGCTTCGGGCAACCGCGCCAGCGCGGAGCCAGGACTTGATACGTTACCGTACTTATTGAGTCGCAGCAATAAGTGGCGGTGTGCCAGCGGTGGAGGTCAGCCGATTCCGTACTCCTTGACCTTGCGGTGGAGGGTGCGCAGGCCGATGCCGAGGTGCTTCGCCGCCAGGGTCTTGTTCCCCCCGGTTTGGACGAGGGCGGCGCGGATGGCGTCCCGCTCCAGCTCGCCGAGCGTGCGGGAGGCGGGAAGGGGGATCGGGTCGGCGGCCGTCGGGGGGAGGACCGCCTGCGTCACCTCGGTGGGGAGGTCGCCGGGTTCGATCGATTCCCCCTGGGATATCAGGGTGGCGGTCTCCAGGGCGTTGCGCAGCTGGCGGACGTTCCCCGGCCACCGGCAGGCGAGCAGGCTTTTGAGCGCGGTTGGGGAAAGCCGCTTCGGGGGATGCCCGTTCTCTTTCCCGATCAGCGCGAGGAAGTGGTC
Coding sequences within it:
- a CDS encoding PIN domain-containing protein, producing MDKAFVDTSVILRILVRQDEGKVAAVERLLLSARRSGKKLHVLPVAILEVVWVLEKVYKLDRRSIRELADAILNTGELAVENGENFRKALAVYEEKNVKFADAVMGAWGIARGLKTVYTYDEKDFRRIGEFEVVKP
- a CDS encoding AbrB/MazE/SpoVT family DNA-binding domain-containing protein, with the protein product MPAVKVLPKGQITLPKKTRERLGIKVGDTLILEEKGKGITLARGKTLLDYKGALPDLGMTIGEMREKAIALAVKRNG
- the cas1 gene encoding CRISPR-associated endonuclease Cas1, whose protein sequence is MAQLVSGELSFEGRVTRKATDAVNQSLNYVYGMLYGEVWRAIVKVGLDPYFGIVHGSERNQGGLVFDLIEEFRAPFADRIVFGMLGRGFIPEIGEHGFLKTRSKRRLAYGFAKRWSKKISWRSRELSPAEILEKQAAAFAMLMKREDRCHPFRMRW